A single window of Cytobacillus dafuensis DNA harbors:
- a CDS encoding phosphodiester glycosidase family protein, with translation MSKKWFINVVVIAALIFGLYSPAQAQASEPKVYWDGLLMVKGQVGKIKVIKPINLWKREGNKLVFERVLKPGEQYRVYRYDNLYGGQYGLGGGYYITKMEGYVDYRTPSKKKLAELEAAYGGGGGTTKPIGNLSIGKVTQQQSKKLAPGVTETQLSVDSNRGKQKIFTVEYDGKTEKISLETALANDQLFGFETVKNQANGAQTGDKHVVAGINGDYFDKNGHPIDLMIQKGNILTTSQTPLDQLAVFGVTKDGKPLIGSPELKLSVQVNGQEPYKIDTVNRTRSANHLVLYTPEFASSTRTNELGTEVVVKIDSGQLNGHSVLTGTVVKVASNVGNESLNSGEFVLSGHNFASDFLHTIQEGDKVEVKAEFAQSEWNQVVEAISGRYHLVKNGSIVNQDVPGVHPRSAIGIKADGSVVTAVVDGRQSSHSVGLTLPEMASVMKDLGAINAFTFDGGGSSTMVTRDNGDDKVSVINKPSDGKERAVANSLLFISQWMKGPLQQLVVKPAEITLFAGATYKDLGITVKGMDMFYNAVPVTQPITFSSPALKKNADGSYTVSTALSNSEVAVSAGNLSSKVKLSIINSLDSIQVDEKDIIVEKNNVYKILPKGIYKGKTIITDPSLFKWSVTPNIGTINNKGEFKAGAANGTGVITVSHGKVSAKINVTVGTPEPILLEGFESGITNYKASGARYKSVKIEHDPAISKTGKHSIKLSYDFTGTTGTSGAYIDTVNPLAIKGSPKKIGMWVYGDGKGHWLRMQLKDGNNQDIQLDFTKNLDWTGWKYVEASLPQGLKTPLRIDVPVRYMETNDSNKNSGVIYIDQIQAVYK, from the coding sequence CTGGTGAGCAATATCGAGTCTATCGTTATGACAATCTATATGGCGGTCAGTACGGACTTGGCGGCGGCTATTATATTACGAAAATGGAAGGTTATGTCGATTATCGAACACCTTCTAAGAAAAAACTTGCTGAACTAGAAGCTGCCTATGGCGGCGGTGGCGGCACAACGAAGCCAATCGGCAATTTATCGATCGGGAAAGTAACTCAGCAGCAATCGAAGAAATTGGCCCCTGGTGTTACGGAAACTCAGCTTTCAGTTGATAGCAATCGAGGAAAGCAGAAAATTTTTACCGTTGAATATGATGGAAAAACAGAAAAGATCAGCTTAGAAACAGCATTAGCAAATGATCAATTATTCGGCTTTGAAACAGTTAAGAATCAAGCAAATGGTGCACAGACTGGGGACAAGCATGTTGTGGCTGGTATCAATGGAGATTATTTTGATAAAAATGGCCATCCCATTGATTTGATGATTCAAAAAGGAAATATTCTCACAACAAGTCAAACTCCTTTGGATCAATTAGCTGTATTTGGTGTTACAAAGGATGGGAAGCCTCTCATCGGAAGTCCTGAATTAAAATTATCGGTCCAAGTGAACGGACAAGAACCATATAAAATTGATACCGTCAACCGCACTCGTTCAGCTAATCATCTTGTTCTTTATACGCCAGAATTTGCTAGCTCAACAAGAACAAATGAGCTTGGCACAGAGGTTGTTGTCAAAATCGATTCTGGTCAGTTGAACGGACATAGTGTCTTAACAGGTACTGTTGTAAAGGTTGCAAGCAATGTAGGGAATGAATCATTAAATAGTGGTGAATTTGTCTTATCAGGACATAATTTTGCCAGCGATTTTTTACATACGATTCAGGAAGGCGACAAAGTAGAGGTTAAAGCGGAATTTGCCCAAAGCGAATGGAATCAAGTCGTGGAAGCAATCAGCGGGCGTTATCATCTTGTGAAAAATGGCTCTATCGTTAATCAGGACGTTCCTGGTGTTCATCCAAGATCTGCGATTGGAATTAAAGCGGATGGCAGCGTTGTCACTGCTGTTGTTGATGGACGTCAAAGCAGTCATAGCGTAGGGCTAACATTACCTGAAATGGCTTCTGTTATGAAGGATCTTGGTGCTATTAATGCCTTTACGTTTGATGGCGGCGGATCTTCGACGATGGTTACAAGAGATAATGGGGATGACAAGGTTTCTGTCATTAATAAGCCATCTGATGGTAAGGAACGTGCCGTAGCAAATTCATTATTATTTATTAGTCAATGGATGAAAGGTCCTCTTCAACAGCTTGTTGTGAAGCCTGCAGAAATTACGCTTTTTGCTGGAGCTACATATAAGGATTTAGGCATTACCGTAAAAGGTATGGACATGTTCTATAATGCAGTGCCAGTTACACAGCCTATTACGTTTAGTTCACCGGCCTTAAAGAAAAATGCAGACGGCAGCTATACGGTTTCAACAGCATTAAGTAACAGCGAGGTAGCGGTTTCAGCTGGAAATCTTAGCAGCAAGGTTAAGCTTAGTATTATCAATTCTCTAGATAGTATTCAAGTAGATGAAAAGGATATTATCGTTGAGAAAAATAACGTTTATAAAATTCTGCCAAAAGGAATTTATAAAGGAAAGACAATTATTACGGATCCTTCTTTATTCAAATGGAGTGTCACGCCGAATATTGGAACGATTAACAATAAAGGTGAATTTAAAGCAGGTGCAGCGAATGGAACAGGCGTCATTACAGTTTCGCACGGAAAAGTATCTGCAAAAATAAATGTTACAGTTGGCACACCTGAGCCGATCCTACTTGAAGGATTTGAAAGCGGCATTACAAATTACAAAGCTTCAGGTGCAAGATATAAGAGTGTAAAAATTGAACATGACCCTGCAATTAGTAAAACAGGAAAGCATTCAATCAAGCTCAGCTATGATTTCACTGGTACAACAGGAACATCTGGTGCTTATATTGATACCGTTAATCCACTTGCAATAAAAGGCTCTCCGAAGAAAATCGGCATGTGGGTTTACGGAGATGGCAAAGGGCATTGGTTAAGAATGCAGCTGAAGGATGGAAATAATCAGGACATTCAGCTTGATTTCACGAAGAATCTTGATTGGACCGGTTGGAAGTACGTTGAAGCAAGCCTGCCTCAAGGACTGAAAACACCATTAAGAATCGACGTCCCAGTCCGCTATATGGAAACAAATGACTCCAATAAAAACAGCGGCGTCATTTATATTGATCAAATTCAAGCAGTATACAAATAA
- a CDS encoding GNAT family N-acetyltransferase has product MEVYIEKLQATDAENLYIFELENRTFFEEMVPTRGDDYYNPEIFKKRYEDLLEEQAQGISYFYLIKDKDHSILGRINLVDIDKSQKIGHLGYRVGQVHTGKGFANIALKLLLETIPDNDIVQIKAKTTTNNIASQKVLEKNGFERVATSSEEFEMNGKKLNFVYYTLTIRV; this is encoded by the coding sequence ATGGAAGTATATATTGAAAAACTACAAGCCACAGATGCGGAAAATTTGTATATTTTCGAACTCGAAAACAGAACTTTTTTCGAAGAAATGGTACCGACCCGTGGAGACGACTACTATAATCCTGAGATTTTTAAAAAAAGATATGAAGACTTACTGGAAGAACAAGCTCAAGGAATTTCTTATTTCTATTTAATTAAAGATAAAGATCATTCAATTCTGGGAAGAATAAATCTAGTAGATATTGATAAATCTCAAAAAATCGGCCATCTCGGTTATAGAGTGGGGCAAGTACATACTGGAAAAGGTTTTGCAAATATAGCATTAAAATTGTTATTAGAAACAATTCCTGACAATGACATAGTACAGATTAAAGCGAAAACAACCACTAATAACATTGCATCTCAAAAAGTTTTAGAGAAAAATGGATTTGAGAGAGTAGCTACTAGTAGTGAAGAATTCGAAATGAATGGTAAGAAGTTAAATTTTGTTTATTATACTTTGACCATTAGAGTTTAG